In Euzebyales bacterium, one DNA window encodes the following:
- a CDS encoding proline--tRNA ligase, translating to MALRMSTLFLRTLREDPSDAEVPSHRLLVRAGYVRRAAPGIFTWLPLGWKVFRNVERIIREEMDAAGFQEVHFPALLPREPYDATGRWTEYGDNIFRLRDRREADYLLGPTHEELFTLLVKDLYSSYRDLPLWIYQIQTKYRDEPRPRGGLLRGREFAMKDSYSFDVDDGGLDDSYDRHRAAYLRTFDRLGLRYEIVSAMSGAMGGSASEEFLAPTPTGEDTFVRCSSCDYAANAEAVRLTPAKPVPADDVPAAHVEDTPDTPTIATLVDLLNSRDDLRRDERPWTAGDMLKHVLVRLRHPDGRVEPLAIGVPGDRDIDDKRLEAAVTPAAVEPFDDPDFAAHPNLVKGYIGPTALGESMGVRYLLDPRIADGTRWVTGANEPGRHVVDLVAGRDFTADGLIDVAEIRDGDPCPRCDGEVTIARGIEIGHIFKLGRRYAEALDLTVQDEAGRQVTVTMGSYGIGVSRAVPAIVEQTYDDDGLCWPRSVSPADVHIVATGKDDVPFEAAEALIAELQDAGVSVLYDDRRVSAGVKFNDADLIGVPTIVVLGRGLKRGVAEVKDRATGERVDVELSDVAAHLTDLVRGS from the coding sequence GTGGCACTGCGCATGTCGACGTTGTTCCTGCGAACCCTCCGCGAGGACCCGTCGGACGCCGAGGTGCCGAGCCACCGCCTGCTCGTGCGCGCCGGCTACGTCCGGCGCGCGGCGCCGGGGATCTTCACGTGGCTGCCGCTGGGCTGGAAGGTGTTCCGCAACGTCGAGCGCATCATCCGCGAGGAGATGGATGCCGCCGGCTTCCAGGAGGTGCACTTCCCTGCGCTGCTGCCCCGGGAGCCCTACGACGCGACGGGGCGCTGGACCGAGTACGGCGACAACATCTTCCGCCTGCGTGACCGCCGCGAGGCCGACTACCTGCTGGGACCCACGCACGAGGAACTGTTCACGCTGCTGGTCAAGGACCTGTACAGCTCGTATCGCGACCTGCCGCTGTGGATCTACCAGATCCAGACCAAGTACCGCGATGAGCCGCGGCCGCGCGGAGGGCTGCTGCGCGGTCGCGAGTTCGCCATGAAGGACAGCTACTCGTTCGACGTCGACGACGGCGGTCTCGACGACTCTTACGACCGGCACCGGGCGGCGTACCTACGGACGTTCGACCGGCTGGGTCTGCGCTACGAGATCGTGTCAGCGATGTCGGGCGCGATGGGCGGGTCGGCGTCCGAGGAGTTCCTCGCGCCCACGCCGACGGGCGAGGACACCTTCGTCAGGTGCTCGTCGTGCGACTATGCGGCCAACGCCGAGGCCGTCCGCCTCACGCCAGCCAAGCCCGTCCCCGCCGACGACGTCCCGGCCGCGCACGTCGAGGACACGCCGGACACGCCGACGATCGCGACGCTGGTCGACCTGCTCAACAGCCGCGACGACCTGCGGCGTGACGAACGTCCCTGGACCGCCGGCGACATGCTCAAGCACGTGCTGGTCCGGCTGCGGCATCCGGACGGACGCGTCGAGCCGCTGGCCATCGGTGTGCCCGGCGACCGCGACATCGACGACAAGCGGCTGGAGGCCGCCGTGACCCCGGCAGCCGTCGAGCCGTTCGACGACCCGGACTTCGCGGCGCATCCCAACCTGGTCAAAGGCTACATCGGACCGACGGCGCTGGGCGAGTCGATGGGCGTGCGATACCTGCTCGATCCCCGCATCGCCGACGGCACGCGCTGGGTCACCGGCGCCAACGAGCCGGGTCGCCACGTCGTCGACCTGGTGGCCGGCAGGGACTTCACGGCCGACGGGCTGATCGACGTCGCCGAGATCCGCGACGGCGATCCCTGTCCGCGCTGCGACGGCGAGGTCACCATCGCCCGCGGCATCGAGATCGGTCACATCTTCAAGCTCGGTCGCCGCTACGCCGAGGCGCTCGACCTGACCGTGCAGGACGAGGCCGGCAGGCAGGTCACGGTGACCATGGGGTCATACGGTATCGGCGTGTCGCGCGCCGTCCCGGCGATCGTGGAGCAGACCTACGACGACGACGGTCTGTGCTGGCCGCGGTCCGTGTCTCCGGCGGACGTCCACATCGTGGCGACCGGCAAGGACGACGTGCCCTTCGAGGCCGCTGAGGCGTTGATCGCCGAGCTCCAGGACGCCGGCGTGTCGGTGCTGTATGACGACCGCCGGGTGAGCGCCGGCGTGAAGTTCAACGATGCGGATCTGATCGGCGTGCCGACGATCGTCGTGCTCGGCCGCGGTCTCAAGCGCGGTGTCGCGGAGGTCAAGGATCGCGCGACCGGCGAACGGGTCGACGTCGAGCTGTCCGACGTCGCCGCGCACCTGACCGACCTGGTCCGTGGCAGCTGA
- a CDS encoding BCCT family transporter yields the protein MSGEERNLTKAEEEHRREEAAEREARRQAIIERPRFEGLQVAPEIDFYPEVADREPGDSNIVRWGFDLHPQVTFWSAGLVVTLLVVTLVFREPMEAFFVGLRDGINAFFGWFYILAANLYVLAGLFFAFSRFGKIRLGGPQARPEFSTGAWYAMLLSAGMGIGLMFWSVAEPIFHLTSPAPLFGVEAGTDAAAQAALATTYYHWGIHPWGIYALVSLALAFFAFNRGLPLTFRSVFYPLLGKRIYGTWGNVIDVLTVLATLFGLATSLGFGVQQASAGLTFLFGWPANTGFQVLLIAAITAMATLSVVAGLDAGVKRLSQLNIYLAAAFLVFIVAVGPTLFLLSVFIQSTGFYVQVLPELAFWTEAFGEGGGWQGSWTVFYWGWWISWSPFVGMFIARISKGRTVRELILGVMVAPSLLSFVWMAVFGGAAINLQLNGVVDLATAVNENVATAMFVMLEAFPLTEFTSIVAVLLVVSFFVTSSDSGSLVVDHLTSGGKLDSPKPQRVFWAVMEGAIAAVLLLGGGLNALQAMAIASGLPFAVILIIMMWSMYTAFDEELDLLEEYYDAALFRVRHPSLISDEDVFGEKSDDSDTSETADTASSES from the coding sequence ATGAGCGGTGAAGAGCGGAACCTGACGAAGGCCGAGGAGGAGCACCGCCGAGAGGAGGCCGCCGAGCGCGAGGCACGGCGCCAGGCCATCATCGAACGTCCGCGCTTCGAGGGCCTGCAGGTTGCGCCCGAGATCGACTTCTACCCGGAGGTCGCCGACCGGGAGCCCGGCGACAGCAACATCGTCCGCTGGGGCTTCGACCTGCATCCTCAGGTCACCTTCTGGTCGGCCGGGCTGGTCGTCACGTTGCTCGTCGTCACCCTGGTGTTCCGCGAGCCGATGGAGGCGTTCTTCGTCGGACTGCGCGATGGCATCAACGCGTTCTTCGGCTGGTTCTACATCCTGGCGGCCAATCTCTACGTGCTGGCCGGGCTGTTCTTCGCCTTCAGCCGGTTCGGCAAGATCCGCCTCGGAGGGCCGCAGGCGCGCCCCGAGTTCTCGACCGGTGCGTGGTACGCGATGCTGCTGTCGGCCGGCATGGGCATCGGGCTGATGTTCTGGAGCGTCGCCGAGCCGATCTTCCACCTGACGTCGCCCGCGCCGCTGTTCGGTGTCGAGGCGGGAACCGACGCCGCCGCGCAGGCCGCCCTGGCAACGACCTACTACCACTGGGGAATCCACCCGTGGGGGATCTACGCGCTGGTCAGCCTGGCGCTGGCGTTCTTCGCGTTCAACCGCGGTCTGCCACTGACGTTCCGGTCGGTGTTCTATCCGCTGCTCGGCAAGCGGATCTACGGCACCTGGGGCAACGTCATCGACGTGCTGACCGTGCTGGCGACGCTCTTCGGGCTGGCGACCTCACTCGGGTTCGGTGTGCAGCAGGCGTCGGCCGGACTGACCTTCTTGTTCGGGTGGCCGGCCAACACCGGCTTCCAGGTGCTGCTCATCGCGGCGATCACCGCAATGGCCACGCTCTCGGTCGTCGCGGGTCTCGACGCGGGCGTCAAGCGGCTCAGCCAGCTCAACATCTACCTCGCGGCGGCGTTCCTCGTGTTCATCGTCGCGGTCGGTCCCACGCTGTTCCTCCTGTCGGTGTTCATCCAGAGCACCGGTTTCTACGTCCAGGTCCTCCCCGAGCTGGCGTTCTGGACCGAGGCCTTTGGTGAGGGCGGCGGCTGGCAGGGCAGCTGGACGGTGTTCTACTGGGGCTGGTGGATCTCCTGGTCGCCGTTCGTGGGCATGTTCATCGCCCGGATCTCGAAAGGCCGCACTGTCCGCGAGCTGATCCTCGGGGTCATGGTCGCGCCGTCGCTGCTGTCGTTCGTCTGGATGGCCGTGTTCGGTGGGGCCGCGATCAACCTGCAGCTCAACGGCGTCGTCGACCTCGCGACCGCGGTCAACGAGAACGTCGCGACCGCGATGTTCGTCATGCTCGAGGCCTTTCCGCTGACCGAGTTCACGTCGATCGTCGCCGTGCTGCTGGTCGTGTCGTTCTTCGTGACCTCGTCGGACTCGGGATCGCTGGTCGTCGACCATCTGACGTCGGGCGGCAAGCTCGACTCGCCCAAGCCGCAACGGGTCTTCTGGGCTGTGATGGAGGGCGCCATTGCGGCCGTCCTGCTGCTCGGCGGCGGCCTGAACGCGTTGCAGGCCATGGCGATCGCCAGCGGCCTGCCCTTCGCGGTGATCCTCATCATCATGATGTGGAGCATGTACACGGCGTTCGACGAGGAACTCGACCTGCTCGAGGAGTACTACGACGCGGCGCTGTTCAGGGTGCGCCACCCGTCCCTCATCAGCGACGAGGACGTCTTCGGTGAGAAGTCCGACGACTCCGACACCTCCGAGACCGCCGACACTGCATCCAGCGAGAGCTGA
- the proX gene encoding glycine betaine/L-proline ABC transporter substrate-binding protein ProX, whose translation MATVPPMLRQRSLAWRSVTLAVVLGLLTAACGPAADVAGDGGPAAGDDGGGGDGQITMARATWDTGFMQAYIYRDLLTELGYDVSDPSEATLDPNVFYPALAEGDFDLWANGWFPLHDIYLERELFSGEQNEEPITPVGTQVDGGALQGYLVDKKTADEMGLTSMSDLTDADTAAAFDGDGNGQADLIGCNDGWGCNAAITEQINTLDWGANVEQIVGDYSVQIDEVAQKVDAGEPVLFYTWTPNWTIDVLVPGEDVVWLESPPLPGDDESTTADGLAGCATGGESCELGWVVNDIRAVVNNDFLENNPDAAALLEAVQIPLSDISAQNAEMNEAGDSYTEDDIAADAAEWIEQNRDAVDGWLEQARSAGS comes from the coding sequence ATGGCAACTGTACCCCCCATGCTACGACAGCGATCATTGGCCTGGCGATCCGTGACGCTCGCCGTGGTTCTCGGACTGCTGACGGCGGCCTGCGGCCCGGCAGCGGACGTCGCCGGTGATGGTGGTCCGGCGGCCGGCGACGACGGCGGCGGTGGCGACGGGCAGATCACGATGGCCCGCGCCACCTGGGACACCGGCTTCATGCAGGCCTACATCTACCGTGACCTGCTGACCGAACTGGGCTACGACGTGTCGGACCCATCCGAGGCCACGCTGGACCCCAACGTGTTCTACCCGGCGCTCGCCGAGGGTGACTTCGACCTGTGGGCCAACGGCTGGTTCCCGCTGCACGACATCTACCTGGAGCGGGAGCTGTTCTCCGGCGAACAGAACGAGGAGCCGATCACGCCCGTCGGGACTCAGGTCGACGGCGGCGCGCTGCAGGGGTACCTGGTCGACAAGAAGACTGCCGACGAGATGGGCCTGACCAGCATGTCGGACCTGACCGACGCCGATACGGCCGCCGCGTTCGATGGCGACGGCAACGGCCAGGCCGACCTGATCGGCTGCAACGACGGCTGGGGCTGCAACGCCGCGATCACCGAGCAGATCAACACCCTGGACTGGGGTGCGAACGTCGAGCAGATCGTCGGCGACTACTCCGTGCAGATCGACGAGGTCGCACAGAAGGTCGACGCCGGCGAGCCGGTCCTGTTCTACACCTGGACGCCCAACTGGACGATCGACGTGCTGGTTCCGGGAGAGGACGTGGTGTGGCTGGAGTCGCCGCCGCTGCCAGGTGACGACGAATCGACGACCGCGGACGGGTTGGCGGGCTGCGCCACCGGCGGCGAGTCCTGCGAGCTCGGGTGGGTCGTCAACGACATCCGCGCTGTCGTCAACAACGACTTCCTCGAGAACAACCCCGACGCGGCGGCGCTGCTCGAGGCCGTGCAGATCCCGCTGAGCGACATCAGCGCGCAGAACGCCGAGATGAACGAGGCGGGCGACAGCTACACCGAGGACGACATCGCGGCGGATGCCGCTGAGTGGATCGAGCAGAACCGCGACGCCGTCGACGGCTGGCTCGAGCAGGCCCGGTCGGCCGGCAGCTGA
- a CDS encoding DNA topoisomerase (ATP-hydrolyzing): protein MSRQPSLLDTSDGDTGRGVRPVNIVDRMQQAFLDYSMSVIVGRALPDVRDGLKPVQRRILYAMWEAGLRPDRPLRKCARAVGEVMQKYHPHGDTSIYDALVRMAQDFTMRAPLIDGHGNFGSIDGDNAAAMRYTEARLSEVAMALLDGIDEQTVDFVANYDGDDEEPVVLTARLPNLLLNGSTGIAVGMATNIPPHNLGELVDACLLLVERPDASLDQLMAKVPAPDFPTGGRIVETDGIRQAYTTGRGAVTVEAVATTETRSGGMPRIIVTEIPYQVNKATMLERIADLVKNRKIDEIRDLRDESSRDGMRIVIELKRGEDPARVLAKLYKHSDLRANFNVNIVALNRGQPATLGLRDCLTAYVDHQREVLTRRTTYRRDRAAARAHVLEGLMVALDHLDEVIALIRAAESADVARTQLMERFGLTEIQATAILDMQLRRLAQLERRKIVAELADLRALIAELEAILADPAELDKLLVSELRALRRAHADPRRSRLDGRGPADDDPDEDAEALPTFEAQPVTVYVTGGGVIKAVTRRRTSSPYRDARDPLVAVVRATTADDLLLVDAEGSGYRVALADVPVVPARQRGVPIVQLYGSPPDAPIVGAVRLVDGTDVVTLSARGLVKRTGVDEYRGRTQQMIAAGVRDDDELVDVTSCADGDELVVAHSGGLVIRFAADDVRSMGRPSYGVAAQQVRDDQRCVALSVLHAADPPAEIITLDADGTAKRSPLDDYPAQKRGGKGVLTGTDRPAWVGAARDVHVVTIDGPQVVRPAQLTQAGRSGRLTSAVAPITGRVVPERRGDDGAG from the coding sequence ATGAGCCGCCAGCCAAGCCTGCTGGACACCTCGGACGGCGACACCGGCCGCGGAGTGCGTCCGGTGAACATCGTCGACCGCATGCAGCAGGCCTTCCTCGACTACTCGATGAGCGTCATCGTCGGCCGCGCGCTACCTGACGTGCGCGACGGGCTCAAGCCGGTCCAGCGGCGCATCCTGTACGCGATGTGGGAGGCGGGGCTGCGCCCCGACCGTCCGTTGCGCAAGTGCGCGCGCGCCGTCGGTGAGGTCATGCAGAAGTACCACCCGCACGGTGACACCTCGATCTACGACGCCCTGGTGCGCATGGCGCAGGACTTCACGATGCGGGCGCCGCTGATCGACGGACACGGCAACTTCGGGTCGATCGACGGCGACAACGCCGCCGCGATGCGCTATACCGAGGCGCGCCTGTCCGAGGTCGCGATGGCGCTGCTCGACGGCATCGACGAGCAGACCGTCGACTTCGTGGCCAACTACGACGGCGATGACGAGGAGCCGGTCGTCCTGACGGCGCGGCTGCCGAACCTGCTGCTCAACGGGTCGACCGGCATCGCCGTCGGCATGGCCACCAACATCCCGCCCCACAACCTCGGCGAGCTGGTCGACGCATGCCTGCTGCTGGTCGAGCGGCCCGACGCCTCGCTCGACCAGCTGATGGCCAAGGTCCCAGCGCCCGACTTCCCCACGGGCGGGCGGATCGTCGAGACGGACGGCATCCGTCAGGCCTACACGACGGGGCGTGGCGCCGTGACGGTCGAGGCCGTCGCGACCACCGAGACGCGCTCCGGGGGGATGCCGCGCATCATCGTCACCGAGATCCCGTACCAGGTGAACAAGGCGACGATGCTGGAGCGCATCGCCGACCTCGTCAAGAACCGCAAGATCGACGAGATCCGCGACCTCCGGGACGAGTCGTCCCGTGACGGCATGCGGATCGTCATCGAGCTCAAGCGGGGCGAGGATCCTGCACGCGTGCTCGCCAAGCTCTACAAGCACAGCGATCTGCGCGCCAACTTCAACGTCAACATCGTCGCGCTGAACCGCGGCCAGCCCGCGACGTTGGGGCTACGTGACTGCCTGACGGCCTACGTCGACCACCAGCGCGAGGTCCTGACGCGCCGGACGACGTACCGTCGTGACCGCGCAGCCGCCCGGGCGCACGTGCTCGAGGGCCTGATGGTCGCACTGGACCACCTCGACGAGGTCATCGCACTGATCCGGGCCGCCGAGAGCGCCGACGTCGCCCGGACCCAGCTGATGGAGCGCTTCGGCCTGACCGAGATCCAGGCGACGGCCATCCTCGACATGCAGTTGCGCCGCCTCGCACAGCTCGAGCGCCGCAAGATCGTCGCTGAGCTCGCCGACCTGCGCGCGCTGATCGCCGAGCTCGAGGCGATCCTCGCCGACCCGGCCGAACTCGACAAGCTGCTCGTGAGCGAGCTGCGGGCACTGCGTCGCGCACACGCCGACCCACGCCGCAGCCGGCTCGACGGTCGTGGTCCCGCCGACGATGATCCCGACGAGGACGCCGAGGCACTGCCCACGTTCGAGGCGCAGCCGGTGACGGTGTATGTGACCGGTGGCGGGGTGATCAAGGCCGTCACCCGGCGGCGGACGAGCTCGCCGTACCGCGACGCGCGCGACCCGTTGGTGGCCGTGGTGCGGGCCACGACGGCCGATGATCTGCTCCTCGTCGACGCCGAGGGCAGTGGCTACCGGGTGGCACTCGCCGACGTGCCGGTGGTACCCGCCCGTCAGCGGGGCGTCCCGATCGTCCAGCTCTACGGCTCGCCGCCGGACGCGCCGATCGTCGGCGCCGTCCGCCTGGTCGACGGCACCGACGTGGTGACGCTGTCGGCGCGCGGGCTGGTCAAGCGCACCGGCGTCGACGAGTACCGGGGACGTACCCAGCAGATGATCGCCGCCGGTGTGCGGGACGACGACGAGCTCGTCGACGTCACGTCGTGCGCCGACGGCGACGAGCTCGTCGTCGCGCACAGCGGCGGACTGGTCATCCGGTTCGCCGCCGACGACGTCCGGTCGATGGGACGGCCCTCGTACGGCGTGGCCGCCCAGCAGGTGCGCGACGACCAGCGCTGCGTGGCGCTGTCGGTGCTGCACGCTGCTGATCCGCCGGCCGAGATCATCACGCTGGACGCCGACGGGACCGCCAAGCGCAGCCCGCTCGACGACTACCCGGCGCAGAAGCGCGGCGGCAAGGGCGTGCTGACCGGTACCGACCGTCCCGCGTGGGTCGGTGCGGCCCGCGACGTGCACGTCGTCACCATCGACGGACCCCAGGTGGTGCGACCGGCGCAGCTGACACAGGCCGGCCGCAGCGGCCGGCTCACGTCCGCGGTGGCCCCCATCACCGGTCGTGTGGTGCCCGAGCGGCGTGGCGACGATGGAGCTGGCTGA
- a CDS encoding nitroreductase family protein, producing MELADIVAHRRMIRRYRPDPVDPAAVDRIVDTARRGPSAGFTQGVDFVVVTADPTRVRLAALCGEPEHVARGREPWLSVAPVHVVPCVRPDSYRERYAEPDKAGSRGPAGWHVPFWWVDAGAAVMLLLLAAVDEGFGAGMLDVADPDGLRDLLDIPGDVAPVALITIGHPADGRPPSSASRRARRPLSDQLHRDRWRG from the coding sequence ATGGAGCTGGCTGACATCGTCGCCCACCGCCGGATGATCCGGCGGTACCGGCCCGACCCCGTCGATCCGGCGGCTGTCGACCGCATCGTCGACACCGCGCGCCGCGGCCCCAGCGCGGGCTTCACACAGGGCGTCGACTTCGTCGTGGTCACCGCTGATCCGACGCGCGTGCGCCTTGCTGCGCTCTGCGGCGAACCCGAGCACGTCGCCCGGGGTCGCGAACCCTGGCTGTCGGTCGCACCGGTCCACGTCGTGCCGTGCGTGCGGCCCGACAGCTACCGGGAACGCTACGCCGAGCCGGACAAGGCGGGCAGCCGCGGTCCCGCCGGATGGCACGTGCCGTTCTGGTGGGTCGACGCTGGCGCCGCCGTGATGCTGCTGCTGCTGGCGGCCGTCGACGAAGGCTTCGGTGCAGGGATGCTCGACGTCGCAGATCCTGACGGCCTGCGCGACCTGCTGGACATCCCCGGCGACGTCGCGCCCGTCGCGCTGATCACGATCGGCCATCCCGCCGACGGGCGACCGCCGTCCTCGGCCAGCCGCCGTGCGCGCCGCCCGCTGTCCGACCAGTTGCACCGGGACCGCTGGCGGGGCTGA